A single region of the Branchiostoma floridae strain S238N-H82 unplaced genomic scaffold, Bfl_VNyyK Sc7u5tJ_218, whole genome shotgun sequence genome encodes:
- the LOC118408584 gene encoding uncharacterized protein LOC118408584: MYDRQNLPDCRSCHMKMNPTVLLLAAFVLKVLVSSSSGQAQTTDPVDRFQPLRRTRFPTVTPTVVTGSLTSLFTLNKCAGACLNSTSCLAFLWLRGILFSNTCTMYTMIETPVNASNSDLYFKTLPTTVRPAIIPVPTTTQPTMIPVTTQPTPLTTTKANRVSASNVGPAVLAGVAIATTVAGFVLGVITSQLVQWCRSKAKGNRNLRRADLEEENPDDGHLLPLPLPRTDQAGDDHVQYDVPTEGVSVRRLSSGPYQELRPAQYQGLVHESNGDPATPPLASGGDDDGEYVDPQVPLAREDSDPTGNYEAVDDSYLELQP, encoded by the exons ATGTATGACAGACAAAATCTACCCGACTGCCGTTCCTGCCACATGAAAATGAACCCTACCGTCTTGTTGTTAGCTGCGTTTGTACTCAAGGTGTTGGTCTCGAGTTCCAGTGGTCAAGCCCAAACTACCG ACCCCGTGGACCGTTTCCAGCCACTCCGGAGAACAAGGTTCCCAACAGTCACACCAACAGTTGTTACTGGCAGTCTTACCTCCTTGTTTACCCTAAACAAATGTGCAGGGGCATGCCTGAATTCCACCTCCTGCCTGGCTTTTCTATGGCTGCGTGGAATACTTTTCTCCAATACTTGTACCATGTACACCATGATCGAAACGCCAGTGAACGCCAGTAACAGTGACTTGTACTTCAAGACTCTTCCCACCACTGTGCGGCCCGCCATCATACCTGTTCCGACAACAACACAACCCACCATGATACCGGTAACTACACAACCAACGCCACTGACAACCACTAAAG CGAACCGTGTGTCTGCTTCTAATGTGGGACCTGCAGTTTTAGCGGGTGTTGCCATAGCGACGACAGTTGCCGGTTTCGTGCTTGGGGTGATAACGAGCCAGCTGGTACAGTGGTGTCGTTCTAAAGCCAAGGGGAACAGAAACTTAAGGCGAGCTGATTTGGAAg AAGAAAACCCTGATGATGGGCATTTACTACCACTGCCTCTCCCGCGCACTGACCAGGCCGGAGATGACCATGTCCAGTACGATGTCCCAACAGAAGGCGTGTCCGTTCGTCGCCTGTCTAGTGGACCTTACCAGGAACTCCGGCCTGCCCAGTACCAAGGCTTGGTTCACGAGTCGAATGGAGACCCGGCCACACCTCCTCTGGCTT CTGGGGGTGACGACGACGGGGAGTATGTAGATCCCCAAGTGCCGCTTGCGAGGGAAGATTCAGATCCAACCGGAAACTACGAGGCAGTAGACGACAGCTATCTTGAACTTCAACCATGA
- the LOC118408583 gene encoding uncharacterized protein LOC118408583 isoform X1: MERRHKDILRRYRDDIVSDLCVVDVINPLMAKGIITDRQRDEIMQHLVKEEQTAKLLDILRRRGPSAFQVFCEVLRKDYSFLADPLEEADRSERVQSVELEAAGGIRHPGSSSSESSDDGSTSDETYSGLSLWEQLTIYMGYRPAKDATLITGLISLLTTVERALLVCLVAIDIVNWVHNERCSLEGILKSIVLPVILHPNHNFLLFPVLASWFIADKLDYLRDVTKFIKKTKDAVREGQEVGPTARELRKAMERQRRYMKSVADALLLLVFLQSLALFHAYYEHVYTGMQFRINISDEANVNGALFCVGLFDVLLKVFVYVRYYHGRNPEMLLERFDVS, from the exons ATGGAAAGGAGACACAAAGATATTCTGAGGAGATATCGTGATGACATTGTGAGTGATCTATGCGTCGTTGACGTTATCAACCCACTCATGGCAAAGGGCATTATAACAGACCGACAGAGGGATGAAATAATGCAGCACCTCGTGAAAGAAGAACAGACTGCAAAACTTCTTGACATTCTGCGAAGAAGAGGCCCATCAGCATTTCAAGTCTTCTGCGAAGTACTTAGAAAAGATTATTCCTTTCTCGCAGATCCACTAGAAGAAG CTGACAGGTCAGAAAGGGTCCAATCGGTAGAGCTGGAA GCAGCTGGAGGGATCCGACATCCTGGGTCATCATCGTCTGAGAGTTCTGATGATGGAAGCACATCTGACGAGACTTACAGTG GGTTGTCACTCTGGGAACAGTTAACCATCTACATGGGCTACAGACCGGCTAAAGACGCCACGTTGATCACAGGACTCATCAGTCTCTTAACAACCGTGGAACGGGCCCTGCTTGTATGTCTTGTCGCCATCGACATCGTCAATTGGGTCCACAACGAACGGTGTAGTCTCGAGGGCATACTGAAGAGTATTGTGTTGCCAGTTATTCTGCATCCCAACCACAACTTCCTACTGTTTCCGGTACTGGCATCCTGGTTCATCGCGGATAAACTAGACTATCTTCGAGATGTCACCAAGTTTATCAAGAAGACTAAAGATGCTGTGAGGGAAGGACAAGAAGTGG GGCCAACAGCAAGAGAACTTCGAAAAGCAATGGAGCGTCAGCGTCGGTACATGAAATCCGTGGCAGACGCACTGTTACTACTGGTCTTCCTTCAGTCGTTGGCGTTATTTCACGCCTATTACGAACATGTCTACACAGGAATGCAATTCAGAATCAACATTTCTGACGAAGCAAATGTCAATGGAGCATTGTTTTGTGTTGGGTTGTTTGATGTACTGTTGAAAGTGTTCGTTTATGTCAGGTACTATCATGGACGGAACCCGGAAATGCTGCTAGAGCGATTTGACGTGAGCTAG
- the LOC118408583 gene encoding uncharacterized protein LOC118408583 isoform X2 yields the protein MERRHKDILRRYRDDIVSDLCVVDVINPLMAKGIITDRQRDEIMQHLVKEEQTAKLLDILRRRGPSAFQVFCEVLRKDYSFLADPLEEADRSERVQSVELEAAGGIRHPGSSSSESSDDGSTSDETYSGLSLWEQLTIYMGYRPAKDATLITGLISLLTTVERALLVCLVAIDIVNWVHNERCSLEGILKSIVLPVILHPNHNFLLFPVLASWFIADKLDYLRDVTKFIKKTKDAVREGQEGQQQENFEKQWSVSVGT from the exons ATGGAAAGGAGACACAAAGATATTCTGAGGAGATATCGTGATGACATTGTGAGTGATCTATGCGTCGTTGACGTTATCAACCCACTCATGGCAAAGGGCATTATAACAGACCGACAGAGGGATGAAATAATGCAGCACCTCGTGAAAGAAGAACAGACTGCAAAACTTCTTGACATTCTGCGAAGAAGAGGCCCATCAGCATTTCAAGTCTTCTGCGAAGTACTTAGAAAAGATTATTCCTTTCTCGCAGATCCACTAGAAGAAG CTGACAGGTCAGAAAGGGTCCAATCGGTAGAGCTGGAA GCAGCTGGAGGGATCCGACATCCTGGGTCATCATCGTCTGAGAGTTCTGATGATGGAAGCACATCTGACGAGACTTACAGTG GGTTGTCACTCTGGGAACAGTTAACCATCTACATGGGCTACAGACCGGCTAAAGACGCCACGTTGATCACAGGACTCATCAGTCTCTTAACAACCGTGGAACGGGCCCTGCTTGTATGTCTTGTCGCCATCGACATCGTCAATTGGGTCCACAACGAACGGTGTAGTCTCGAGGGCATACTGAAGAGTATTGTGTTGCCAGTTATTCTGCATCCCAACCACAACTTCCTACTGTTTCCGGTACTGGCATCCTGGTTCATCGCGGATAAACTAGACTATCTTCGAGATGTCACCAAGTTTATCAAGAAGACTAAAGATGCTGTGAGGGAAGGACAAGAA GGCCAACAGCAAGAGAACTTCGAAAAGCAATGGAGCGTCAGCGTCGGTACATGA
- the LOC118408605 gene encoding uncharacterized protein LOC118408605 — MEMQRKRTESDCSMDGDDSSSKEPAGFVTRIFKQHFFPYLPYRYTNDTSLGSGLVALSANIEFAILLVIATDFVAKLCVRAYVGTGDWYEALHFPTSLLLVIPMLVTFMISNTILSIYKLALENKTLETEPTGRGVDSDGSEDIVDKTKRLCEKITSIKQVALTSQVIVMAVSLRMKWDNIFVDDELTVERGLFILGVTDFILKFVMYCKYWAVFDFKRLCRRFNI; from the exons ATGGAAATGCAACGTAAAC GCACAGAATCTGACTGCAGCATGGATGGTGATGACAGCTCTTCAAAGGAGCCAGCAGGGTTCGTCACAAGAATCTTCAAACAACACTTCTTCCCGTATCTACCATATCGTTACACCAATGATACAAGCTTGGGTTCTGGACTCGTAGCACTCTCTGCAAACATCGAGTTTGCCATACTTCTTGTGATTGCTACAGACTTTGTGGCCAAACTGTGCGTTAGGGCTTATGTCGGGACAGGAGATTGGTACGAGGCTCTACACTTCCCCACATCCCTACTCCTGGTGATCCCAATGCTCGTGACCTTCATGATATCCAACACTATACTAAGCATCTATAAACTGGCCCTTGAGAACAAGACGTTAGAGACAGAACCCACTGGAAGAGGAGTCGACAGTGACGGGAGTGAAGATATCGTTGACAAAACAAAACGGCTGTGTGAGAAGATAACATCAATCAAACAAGTCGCGCTGACGTCACAGGTCATAGTGATGGCCGTGTCGCTGCGGATGAAATGGGACAACATCTTTGTGGATGACGAACTAACTGTAGAGCGGGGATTGTTCATACTGGGAGTCACTGATTTCATTCTAAAGTTTGTCATGTACTGCAAGTATTGGGCTGTATTTGACTTCAAGCGTTTGTGTCGTCGCTTTAATATTTGA